A genomic window from Lotus japonicus ecotype B-129 chromosome 1, LjGifu_v1.2 includes:
- the LOC130728326 gene encoding flavin mononucleotide hydrolase 1, chloroplatic — MKMVSMSVGMPSISKCFLFNTGLRTPTTRYSVNCTLKPSLSASVTNMALPNTTNRKLPILLFDIMDTLVRDPFYEDVPAFFGMSFKELIDCKHPTAWLEFEKGSIDEMELARIFFKDGRDFDLEGLKTCMRNGYSYIDGIEQLLFTLKQNNFEMHAFTNYPTWYQLIEDKLKLSTYLSWTFCSCTHGKRKPDTEFYMEALRHLKVDPASCIFVDDRKRNVEAATEVGIRGVQFKNVNLLREELSLMGVDISIGQDR, encoded by the exons atgaaaatggtgTCAATGAGTGTGGGAATGCCCTCAATCTCAAAATGTTTTCTTTTCAACACAGGATTAAGAACACCAACAACTCGTTACTCTGTCAACTGCACCTTGAAACCTTCACTTTCAGCTTCAGTCACAAACATGGCACTCCCCAACACTACCAACAGGAAGCTTCCCATTCTGCTGTTCGACATCATGGACACTCTCGTTCGTGACCCTTTCTACGAGGATGTTCCTGCTTTCTTCGGAATGTCTTTTAAGGAACTCATCGATTGCAAGCACCCAACTGCTTGGCTTGAGTTTGAGAAGGGTTCCATTGATGAG ATGGAGCTAGCAAGAATATTTTTTAAGGATGGAAGGGATTTTGATTTAGAAG GCCTTAAAACTTGTATGAGAAATGGATATTCTTACATAGACGGCATTGAACAATTGCTTTTTACCTTAAAGCAAAACAACTTTGAGATGCATGCTTTTACAAACTATCCTACATG GTACCAGTTGATTGAAGACAAGTTAAAGCTATCCACATATTTATCTTGGACATTTTGCTCATGCACACATG GAAAGAGGAAGCCTGATACTGAATTCTATATGGAAGCTCTGAGGCATCTTAAAGTTGATCCAGCATCTTGTATTTTTGTAGATGACAG GAAAAGAAATGTAGAGGCAGCAACTGAAGTTGGCATCAGAGGTGTACAGTTCAAGAATGTTAATTTACTGCGTGAAGAGCTGTCATTGATGGGGGTTGATATTTCAATAGGTCAAGATCGATAG
- the LOC130728325 gene encoding protein TRIGALACTOSYLDIACYLGLYCEROL 3, chloroplastic: MVSLSTNPFLPLTAKNAFSSLASTRFPPANRVNPLKPSKDHKKVVCACIAPPRNFNSQDSSAIEFNGSSKSEQLSTLRDHEDDSDVLIECRDIYKSFGEKKILNGVSFKIRRGEAVGIIGPSGTGKSTVLKIIAGLLAPDKGEVYICGRKRVGLVSDDDISGLRIGLVFQSAALFDSLTVRENVGFLLYEHSSMSAKAISDEVKKSLAAVGLEAGVEERLPSELSGGMKKRVALARSIIHDPKKSSEEPEVLLYDEPTAGLDPIASTVVEDLIRSVHNKGHVDDKNSQNIASYVVVTHQHSTIKRAVDRLLFLHEGKLVWEGMTHEFTTSTENKIVQQFASGNRVGPIKY; the protein is encoded by the exons ATGGTTTCGCTTTCCACCAATCCCTTCTTACCCCTCACAGCAAAAAACGCTTTCTCTTCTCTTGCTTCCACTAGATTTCCACCTGCAAACAGGGTGAACCCGCTCAAGCCCAGTAAGGATCACAAGAAGGTTGTCTGTGCCTGCATCGCCCCACCAAGAAACTTCAACAGCCAAGACTCTTCCGCCATTGAATTCAAT GGTTCATCGAAGTCAGAACAGCTAAGCACGTTGCGGGATCATGAGGATGATTCTGATGTTCTTATTGAATGCAGAGATATCTACAAGTCTTTTggggaaaagaaaatcttaaaTGGTGTTAGCTTCAAG ATCAGACGTGGTGAAGCTGTTGGAATAATTGGTCCTTCTGGGACGGGGAAATCTACAGTGTTGAAGATTATTGCTGGACTTCTTGCTCCAGACAAA GGGGAAGTTTACATCTGTGGTAGAAAGAGAGTTGGTTTGGTAAGCGACGATGACATTTCTGGTCTTCGGATCGGATTG GTGTTCCAAAGTGCAGCActttttgattctttgactgTTCGTGAAAATGTTGGTTTTCTCTT GTATGAGCACTCAAGCATGTCTGCGAAAGCGATATCAGACGAGGTCAAGAAAAGCTTGGCTGCAGTTGGATTGGAG GCGGGAGTTGAGGAGAGGTTGCCTTCAGAGCTATCAGGTGGGATGAAAAAGCGTGTTGCTTTAGCTCGATCTATTATTCATGACCCCAAGAAGAGTTCAGAAGAGCCAGAG GTGCTATTGTATGACGAACCGACTGCTGGACTTGATCCCATTGCATCTACTGTTGTTGAGGATTTGATTCGGTCTGTGCACAACAAAGGGCACGTTGATGATAAAAATTCTCAAAATATTGCATCTTATGTGGTCGTTACTCACCAACATAGTACCATTAAAAGAGCCGTTGATAG GTTATTGTTTCTGCACGAGGGAAAGCTTGTTTGGGAAGGAATGACTCATGAATTTACAACTTCaacagaaaataaaattgttCAGCAG TTTGCATCTGGGAACCGGGTTGGTCCTATCAAATATTAG
- the LOC130728324 gene encoding receptor-like protein CLAVATA2: MFMENSMPHHRFYHLLTLLCLILLCVTPSNSIDIHPQDKASLLKFRAWLQYPNQSLPNWVGSNCSTWNGITCDNSTGRVISINLTNMNLSSQIHPSFCNLSYLNKVVLSHNNFTCPLPVCFGNLLNLKAIDLSHNQFHGGIPDSFMRLKHLTELVLSGNPDLGGPLPSWIGNFSANLERLHLGFSSLSGVIPESLLYLKSLKYLDLEDNLLSGNLVDFHQPLVFLNLASNQLSGTLPCFAASVQSLTVLNLSNNSIVGGLPACVASFQALTHLNLSGNHLKYRIYPRLVFSEKLLVLDLSNNDFSGPIPSKIAETTEKLGLVLLDLSHNQFSGEIPVKITELKSLQALFLSHNLLSGEIPARIGNLTYLQVIDLSHNSLSGTIPFSIVGCFQLYALILNNNNLSGVIQPEFDALDILRILDISNNGFSGAIPLTLAGCKSLEIVDFRSNDLSGSLNDAITKWTNLRYLSLAENKFSGDLPSWLFTFESIETMDFSHNKFSGFIPDINFKGSLIFNTRNVTVKEPLAAPKEFQLRVSAVVSDSNQLSFTYDLSSMVGIDLSSNLLHGEIPRGLFGLTSLEYMNLSYNFLDGQLPGLQKMQSLKALDLSHNSLSGHIPGNISTLQGLAVLNLSYNCFSGYVPQKQGYGRFPGAFAGNPDLCLESSNGICDGGRTPSARGTSFGEDGMDGPISVGIFFISAFVSFDFGVVVLFCSARARNYILHTKV, encoded by the coding sequence ATGTTCATGGAAAACTCCATGCCCCACCATCGTTTTTACCATCTACTCACACTCCTCTGTTTGATTTTGCTGTGTGTAACACCCTCCAACTCAATTGATATCCACCCACAAGACAAAGCCTCACTTTTGAAGTTCAGGGCATGGCTGCAATACCCCAACCAGAGTTTGCCCAACTGGGTAGGTTCCAACTGCTCTACATGGAATGGAATCACCTGTGACAACAGCACTGGCAGGGTGATTTCCATTAACCTGACCAACATGAACTTGTCAAGCCAAATCCACCCCAGTTTCTGTAACCTTTCATATCTCAACAAGGTGGTTTTGTCCCACAATAACTTCACATGCCCTCTACCTGTTTGTTTTGGGAACTTGCTTAACCTTAAAGCCATTGATCTCAGCCACAACCAGTTTCATGGTGGAATACCAGACTCTTTCATGAGGCTGAAACACCTTACTGAGCTTGTTTTGAGTGGGAATCCAGATTTGGGTGGTCCACTGCCTTCTTGGATTGGTAATTTTTCTGCAAATTTGGAAAGGCTTCATCTTGGTTTCAGTTCACTCAGTGGGGTTATACCTGAGAGCTTGCTTTACTTGAAGTCTCTCAAGTATTTGGACCTTGAAGATAATCTCTTGTCTGGTAATCTGGTTGATTTTCACCAACCTTTGGTTTTTCTCAATCTTGCTTCCAATCAGTTATCAGGTACTTTGCCTTGCTTTGCAGCTTCAGTTCAGTCCCTAACTGTGTTAAACTTGTCTAACAATTCTATTGTGGGGGGATTACCTGCTTGTGTTGCTTCATTTCAAGCTTTGACTCATCTGAACCTATCAGGGAACCACTTGAAGTATAGAATATATCCTAGGCTTGTGTTCTCAGAGAAACTTCTTGTTTTGGATTTGAGTAACAATGATTTTTCTGGTCCTATTCCCAGTAAAATTGCAGAGACAACAGAGAAACTTGGCCTTGTTCTTCTTGACCTTTCCCACAATCAATTCTCTGGTGAAATTCCTGTGAAAATTACtgagttgaaaagtttgcaggcCTTGTTCCTTTCTCACAATCTTCTTTCAGGAGAAATTCCTGCTAGAATTGGAAACTTGACTTATCTTCAAGTTATTGATCTCTCACACAACTCTTTGTCTGGTACCATTCCATTCAGTATTGTTGGATGCTTTCAGCTGTATGCTTTAATACTTAATAACAACAATCTTTCTGGTGTGATTCAACCTGAGTTTGATGCATTGGATATCTTGAGGATACTGGATATAAGCAACAACGGGTTTTCTGGTGCTATTCCACTCACTTTGGCTGGATGCAAATCTCTGGAGATTGTAGATTTTAGGTCCAATGATCTTTCTGGATCCTTGAATGATGCAATAACCAAGTGGACAAACCTCAGGTATCTTTCTCTTGCTGAGAACAAGTTCAGTGGCGATTTGCCTAGTTGGTTGTTCACGTTCGAATCAATAGAAACAATGGATTTCTCTCACAACAAGTTTTCTGGCTTCATACCTGATATTAATTTTAAGGGTAGCTTAATATTTAACACAAGGAATGTCACTGTTAAGGAGCCACTGGCTGCACCAAAAGAGTTTCAACTCAGAGTTTCAGCTGTTGTTTCTGATAGCAATCAACTTAGTTTCACTTATGATCTCTCATCAATGGTTGGAATCGATCTATCCAGCAACTTGCTACATGGGGAGATTCCAAGGGGCTTGTTTGGCCTAACTTCCCTAGAATACATGAATTTGTCTTACAATTTTCTAGATGGACAGCTTCCTGGTTTGCAGAAAATGCAGAGTTTGAAAGCCTTGGATTTGTCACATAATTCTCTGTCAGGACATATCCCAGGAAACATTTCTACCCTTCAAGGTCTTGCGGTCTTGAATCTATCTTACAACTGCTTTTCTGGATATGTTCCCCAGAAGCAGGGGTATGGAAGATTTCCTGGTGCATTTGCTGGGAATCCAGATTTATGCTTGGAATCTTCAAATGGAATATGTGATGGTGGAAGGACTCCATCCGCGCGAGGAACATCTTTTGGGGAAGATGGGATGGATGGACCAATATCTGTGGGGATTTTCTTTATCAGTGcctttgttagttttgattTTGGAGTTGTTGTTCTCTTCTGTTCTGCTCGAGCAAGAAACTACATTCTCCATACTAAAGTTTGA